One window of the Colletotrichum destructivum chromosome 4, complete sequence genome contains the following:
- a CDS encoding Putative NmrA-like domain, NAD(P)-binding domain superfamily — MSSHKVGIFPASGGIGGGTVKHVLPRLPPTDLVLIARSPERLAPAKALGAEVRQTSYDDDFALKHAFDGIDTLFLISYASVEHQYRTKRHTVAINAAIQSGVKYIFYGSLGFAGPPENKQSVAHVMQAHLDTENYLEECRQNHPGFGYTVIREGLYSESYPLYTSFYNPKQPRSKIRIPHDGSGPGVAWVKREELGEGTAELISRFVKQPKEFAWRNQTVLLSGEKTLTLAETVQILGEIADSPVQITQVSDDEFATQSENPPNFTYHGFDLSKPWATAFEAFRRGEASYVSPLLRELLGREPEDFKTTVENSL, encoded by the exons ATGTCTTCTCACAAAGTCGGTATTTTCCCTGCCTCTGGAGGCATTGGTGGCGGCACCGTCAAGCATGTCCTACCACGCCTCCCCCCAACGGACCTTGTCTTGATTGCTCGTAGCCCCGAGAGGCTTGCTCCTGCAAAAGCCCTCGGCGCTGAAGTTCGTCAGACAAGCTACGATGACGATTTTGCTCTCAAACACGCCTTTGACGGTATCGATACTCTATTCCTGATTTCTTATGCCTCTGTTGAGCATCAGTACAGAACCAAG CGACACACTGTTGCTATCAACGCTGCCATACAGAGCGGTGTCAAATACATCTTTTACGGATCATTGGGATTCGCTGGACCCCCGGAGAACAAACAGAGTGTAGCGCATGTTATGCAGGCACACCTCGATACCGAGAATTACCTAGAGGAATGTCGACAGAACCACCCTGGCTTTGGCTACACGGTAATCCGGGAAGGACTTTACAGCGAATCTTATCCTCTGTACACTTCATTCTACAACCCTAAACAGCCACGAAGCAAGATCAGAATCCCCCACGACGGTTCAGGCCCCGGCGTTGCTTGGGTAAAGAGAGAAGAGCTAGGAGAAGGCACGGCTGAACTCATCTCACGTTTCGTGAAGCAGCCAAAGGAGTTTGCTTGGCGCAATCAGACGGTTCTCCTCTCCGGGGAGAAGACACTGACCCTGGCGGAAACGGTCCAGATTCTCGGAGAGATTGCAGATTCTCCTGTGCAAATCACGCAAGTCTCCGACGACGAGTTTGCGACTCAGTCTGAGAATCCGCCTAATTTCACTTATCACGGTTTTGATCTTTCCAAGCCGTGGGCAACCGCTTTTGAAGCATTCAGGAGGGGTGAAGCGTCATATGTGTCGCCTCTTCTAAGAGAGCTGCTTGGTAGAGAGCCTGAAGACTTCAAGACAACGGTGGAAAACTCATTGTAA